One genomic segment of Sorex araneus isolate mSorAra2 chromosome X, mSorAra2.pri, whole genome shotgun sequence includes these proteins:
- the HSPD1 gene encoding 60 kDa heat shock protein, mitochondrial → MLRLPAVLRQIRPVSRALAPHLTRAYAKDVKFGADARALMLQGVDLLADAVAVTMGPKGRTVIIEQSWGSPKVTKDGVTVAKSIDLKDKYKNIGAKLVQDVANNTNEEAGDGTTTATVLARSIAKEGFEKISKGANPVEIRRGVMLAVDAVIAELKKQSKPVTTPEEIAQVATISANGDKEIGTIISDAMKKVGRKGVITVKDGKTLNDELEIIEGMKFDRGYISPYFINTSKGQKCEFQDAYVLLSEKKISSVQSIVPALEIANAHRKPLVIIAEDVDGEALSTLVLNRLKVGLQVVAVKAPGFGDNRKNQLKDMAIATGGAVFGEEGLTLNLEDVQPHDLGKVGEVIVTKDDAMLLKGKGDKAQIEKRIQEIIEQLDITTSEYEKEKLNERLAKLSDGVAVLKVGGTSDVEVNEKKDRVTDALNATRAAVEEGIVLGGGCALLRCIPALDSLSPANEDQKIGIDIIKRTLKIPAMTIAKNAGVEGSLIVEKILQSSSEIGYDAMVGDFVNMVEKGIIDPTKVVRTALLDAAGVASLLTTAEVVVTEIPKEEKDPGMAGMGGMGGGMGGGMF, encoded by the exons ATGCTTCGATTACCAGCAGTCCTTCGCCAGATCAGACCGGTGTCCAGGGCACTGGCACCTCATCTCACTCGGGCTTATGCCAAAGATGTCAAATTCGGTGCAGATGCCCGGGCCTTAATGCTTCAAGGTGTAGACCTTTTAGCCGATGCCGTAGCTGTTACTATGGGGCCAAAG GGAAGAACGGTGATTATTGAACAGAGTTGGGGAAGTCCCAAAGTAACCAAAGATGGTGTAACTGTTGCTAAGTCCATTGacttaaaagataaatataaaaatattggcgCCAAACTTGTTCAAGATGTTGCCAATAATACAAATGAAGAGGCTGGGGATGGTACCACTACTGCTACTGTATTGGCACGATCAATTGCCAAGGAAGGCTTCGAAAAGATTAGCAAAGGTGCTAATCCAGTGGAAATCAGAAGAG GTGTGATGCTAGCTGTAGATGCAGTAATTGCTGAACTTAAAAAGCAGTCTAAACCAGTGACAACTCCTGAAGAAATTGCTCAG GTTGCTACTATTTCTGCTAATGGAGACAAAGAAATTGGCACCATCATTTCTGATGCAATGAAGAAGGTTGGAAGGAAGGGAGTCATCACAGTAAAG GATGGAAAAACGCTGAATGATGAATTAGAAATTATTGAAGGGATGAAGTTTGATCGAGGTTATATTTCtccatattttattaatacttcAAAAG gCCAGAAATGTGAATTCCAAGATGCCTACGTTCtgctgagtgaaaaaaaaatttctagcgTCCAGTCCATTGTACCTGCTCTTGAAATTGCCAATGCTCACCGGAAGCCCCTGGTCATAATTGCTGAAGATGTTGATGGAGAAGCGTTGAGTACACTTGTTTTAAATAG GCTAAAAGTGGGTCTTCAAGTTGTAGCAGTCAAAGCTCCAGGTTTTGGTGACAATAGGAAGAACCAGCTTAAAGACATGGCTATTGCTACTGGTGGCGCT gtATTTGGAGAAGAAGGATTAACTCTGAATCTTGAGGATGTTCAGCCACATGATTTGGGAAAAGTTGGAGAGGTCATTGTAACCAAAGATGATGCCATGCTCTTGAAAGGAAAAGGTGACAAGGCTCAAATTGAAAAACGTATTCAAGAAATCATCGAGCAGTTAGATATCACAACCAGTGAatatgaaaaggaaaaactgaatgAACGCTTGGCAAAACTCTCCGATGGTGTGGCTGTGCTAAAA gTTGGTGGGACAAGTGATGTTGaagtgaatgaaaaaaaagacagagtTACAGATGCCCTCAATGCTACTCGAGCTGCTGTTGAAGAGGGCATTGTTCTGGGAGGGGGTTGTGCTCTGCTTCGGTGCATTCCAGCCTTGGACTCATTATCGCCCGCTAATGAAGATCAGAAAATTG GGATAGACATTATTAAAAGAACACTCAAGATTCCTGCAATGACCATTGCTAAGAATGCAGGTGTTGAAGGATCATTGATTGTTGAGAAGATTTTACAGAGTTCCTCAGAAATTGGTTATGATGCAATGGTTGGAGATTTTGTGAATATGGTGGAAAAAGGAATCATTGATCCAACAAAG GTTGTAAGAACTGCTTTACTGGATGCTGCTGGAGTAGCCTCTCTGTTAACTACAGCAGAAGTTGTAGTTACTGAAAttcctaaagaagaaaaggaCCCTGGGATGGCTGGAATGGGTGGAatgggaggagggatgggaggtggCATGTTCTAA